Proteins encoded in a region of the bacterium genome:
- a CDS encoding AAA family ATPase translates to MIKRLQKIHLIDKETAFLWGPRQTGKSTLLKQRFPHAPYYDLLLSDEFERINRRPATLREEVLAIQQDTQQQPVIIDEVQKVPALLDDIQWLMVNHGKQFILCGSSARKLKRSAANLLGGRAIRYELYPFIYKELPHFDLLRALNHGLLPRHYLSDHPEILIKSYIGDYLREEIAAEAHIRNIPAFGRFLEAAAFSHGEMLNYQNIASESGVSAPTVKEYFQILQDTFIGRMLPSFRKRPKRRVIHAPKFYFFDMGMTNILLRRGKIFPRSENFGKAFEHFIFQEISAHRHYSGLDYSLAYWRTASQLEVDFILGEHEIALEVKGTENVTPHHLKNLRAFMEEYSVKHAIVVAMVQKPRVVGNIHIMPWRYFLDQLWDGKLIK, encoded by the coding sequence ATGATAAAACGTTTACAAAAAATACATCTCATAGACAAAGAAACAGCATTCTTATGGGGACCACGCCAAACAGGTAAAAGCACACTGTTGAAACAGAGGTTTCCTCACGCACCTTATTATGATTTGCTCTTATCCGATGAATTTGAGAGGATCAATCGCCGGCCGGCAACACTCCGTGAAGAAGTTCTCGCCATACAGCAAGATACACAGCAACAGCCTGTTATTATTGATGAGGTTCAAAAAGTACCGGCCCTGTTGGATGATATTCAATGGCTGATGGTCAATCATGGAAAGCAATTCATTTTATGTGGTTCAAGCGCGAGGAAATTAAAACGCAGTGCCGCTAATTTGCTTGGCGGCCGTGCCATCCGCTATGAACTCTATCCGTTTATCTATAAAGAGCTGCCTCATTTTGATCTCTTGCGTGCGCTGAATCACGGATTATTACCCAGGCATTATTTATCCGATCATCCGGAAATACTCATTAAGTCCTATATTGGAGATTATTTACGTGAAGAGATCGCCGCGGAAGCGCATATCCGCAATATACCGGCTTTTGGACGGTTCCTGGAGGCGGCTGCATTTAGTCATGGAGAGATGCTCAACTACCAGAACATTGCTTCTGAAAGCGGTGTGAGTGCACCGACGGTGAAGGAATATTTTCAAATTTTACAGGATACGTTTATCGGCCGCATGCTGCCATCCTTTCGAAAACGTCCCAAGCGGCGTGTCATTCATGCACCAAAATTTTATTTTTTTGATATGGGAATGACCAATATACTTTTGCGGCGCGGAAAAATTTTCCCGCGTAGTGAGAATTTCGGCAAGGCGTTCGAGCATTTTATTTTTCAGGAAATTTCTGCGCATCGACACTATTCAGGTCTGGATTACTCTCTGGCTTATTGGCGAACAGCTTCTCAACTGGAAGTGGATTTTATTTTGGGGGAACATGAGATCGCATTGGAGGTGAAGGGGACTGAAAATGTTACGCCGCATCATCTCAAAAATCTCAGGGCATTTATGGAAGAATATTCCGTAAAGCATGCCATTGTGGTTGCCATGGTTCAAAAACCGCGCGTGGTTGGAAATATCCATATTATGCCCTGGCGCTATTTTTTGGATCAACTCTGGGACGGAAAATTGATTAAGTAA
- a CDS encoding UPF0164 family protein, producing MNKMSRFGSVFFVGILMMQTSVLWAGDRPASKRAMSFLQLGAGPRAYGMGEAFTGLADDVTALSWNPSGLSQIQDIQILFMHNQWISNLRQEYLAGTYPVFGGCAAAQVSYLNSDIQLRRDEDGLLVRDFGLTA from the coding sequence ATGAATAAAATGAGCCGATTCGGCAGTGTTTTTTTTGTGGGTATCCTTATGATGCAGACATCCGTGCTTTGGGCCGGTGACCGTCCGGCTTCTAAACGTGCCATGTCCTTTCTTCAACTAGGCGCCGGTCCGCGAGCGTATGGCATGGGTGAGGCATTTACCGGTCTGGCAGATGATGTTACAGCATTATCCTGGAATCCAAGCGGCTTGTCACAGATTCAGGATATCCAGATTTTATTTATGCACAACCAGTGGATCAGCAACCTGCGTCAGGAATATCTGGCTGGGACGTATCCGGTATTCGGAGGTTGTGCTGCGGCCCAAGTCTCTTATCTCAATTCTGATATCCAATTACGCCGGGATGAAGACGGCCTGTTGGTTCGGGATTTCGGCCTTACAGCCTGA
- a CDS encoding carboxypeptidase regulatory-like domain-containing protein codes for MAQITVPGIDNRIPTRFGVCERNGAYKIMGLHSGEFDVEVQAAGYSSSSKGFMVTLGEETENANITLVAQTTIAGVVKSHGNGRLENPRVMLLDASNQVVLQTVPDNGGNYILSPLSDGSHSVKASALGMKSQTIANLNAGDRADFTLSPLIGKDEAISYPNSSRGDRLTFLYWLEEDATVLIRVYNQSAELVWDWEGPGIGGRFNRHHWQVSGVAPGVYLYKVTARNNQGSVSSFKDGKLTVIK; via the coding sequence ATGGCACAGATTACGGTGCCGGGGATTGATAATCGTATCCCTACCCGGTTTGGTGTTTGTGAAAGAAATGGTGCGTATAAGATTATGGGTTTACATAGTGGGGAATTTGATGTGGAAGTGCAGGCAGCTGGGTATTCATCATCATCAAAAGGTTTTATGGTGACTTTGGGTGAAGAAACTGAGAATGCTAATATCACACTTGTTGCCCAGACCACGATTGCCGGCGTGGTTAAATCACATGGGAATGGACGTTTAGAAAACCCAAGGGTTATGTTATTGGATGCATCAAACCAGGTGGTACTCCAAACTGTACCGGATAATGGTGGAAATTATATTTTATCGCCTCTCAGTGATGGTTCGCACTCAGTCAAGGCCAGTGCATTGGGCATGAAGAGTCAGACCATTGCAAATCTCAATGCCGGTGATCGGGCGGATTTTACACTCTCGCCTTTGATTGGCAAGGATGAAGCGATCAGTTATCCCAATTCCAGCCGGGGTGATCGTCTTACCTTTTTATACTGGCTGGAAGAAGACGCGACTGTCTTGATCCGGGTATATAACCAAAGCGCGGAACTGGTTTGGGATTGGGAAGGACCGGGGATTGGCGGGCGGTTTAACCGGCACCATTGGCAAGTGTCCGGTGTAGCACCTGGGGTTTATTTATACAAAGTCACAGCCAGAAACAATCAAGGCAGCGTGAGCAGCTTCAAGGATGGAAAGTTGACGGTGATTAAATGA
- a CDS encoding AAA family ATPase: protein MQEIHLIDKETAFLWGPCQTGKSTLLKQRFPHASYYNLILSDKFERSNRRLATLRKEVLAMQQDTHHQPIIIDEVQKVPALLDDIQWLMVNHEKQFILCGSSARKLKRSAANLLGGRAIRYGTDYGAGD, encoded by the coding sequence TTGCAAGAAATACATCTTATTGACAAAGAAACAGCCTTTTTATGGGGGCCGTGCCAAACAGGGAAAAGTACACTGTTAAAACAGAGGTTTCCTCACGCGTCTTATTATAATCTGATCTTATCTGATAAATTTGAGAGGAGCAATCGTCGGCTGGCAACACTCCGCAAAGAAGTTCTTGCCATGCAGCAGGATACGCATCACCAACCTATCATTATTGATGAGGTTCAAAAAGTACCGGCCCTACTGGATGATATTCAATGGTTGATGGTCAATCATGAAAAACAATTCATTTTATGTGGTTCGAGCGCGAGGAAACTAAAACGCAGTGCTGCTAATTTGCTTGGCGGCCGTGCCATCCGCTATGGCACAGATTACGGTGCCGGGGATTGA
- the kdsB gene encoding 3-deoxy-manno-octulosonate cytidylyltransferase produces MRIIGVIPARWGSTRLPGKPLADLNGKTLIERVWRQASKAKKLSRLMVATDDQRIFDTVLSFGGEVIMTSPQCATGTDRLAEVAARVTGDLIVNIQGDEPFLPPAYIDKLVAPFQKDKQLKMSTLAAPLPDREVRNSNSVKVVCTLDGHALYFSRSPIPYIRSTHHKSFLLHLGIYAYRRAFLLEFAKWKQTPLEKSEQLEQLRALEMGVAIKVCPVSRPLLSIDTPADLQQAKRMIKARK; encoded by the coding sequence ATGCGGATTATCGGAGTGATTCCGGCACGCTGGGGTTCCACCCGGCTGCCGGGCAAACCCTTGGCAGATCTCAACGGCAAGACATTGATCGAGCGGGTCTGGCGCCAGGCTTCCAAAGCAAAAAAATTATCCCGTTTAATGGTTGCGACGGATGATCAGCGGATTTTTGATACTGTTTTGTCCTTTGGCGGTGAGGTGATTATGACCTCACCCCAGTGTGCTACCGGGACGGACCGGTTGGCTGAAGTGGCTGCCCGTGTTACCGGTGACCTTATTGTCAATATTCAGGGCGATGAGCCGTTTCTTCCGCCGGCCTATATTGATAAGCTGGTTGCGCCGTTTCAAAAAGACAAGCAACTGAAAATGAGTACTCTGGCGGCACCCTTGCCTGACCGGGAAGTCAGAAATTCCAATTCAGTTAAAGTCGTCTGTACGCTTGATGGACATGCACTCTATTTTTCCCGTTCACCCATTCCCTATATCCGGAGCACCCACCATAAATCTTTTTTACTGCATCTTGGCATTTACGCCTATCGGCGCGCTTTTTTACTGGAATTTGCGAAATGGAAGCAAACCCCTTTGGAAAAAAGCGAGCAGCTTGAGCAGCTGCGCGCATTAGAAATGGGGGTTGCCATCAAGGTCTGTCCGGTCAGCCGCCCTTTGCTCTCGATTGACACCCCGGCTGACTTGCAACAAGCCAAACGAATGATCAAGGCCCGGAAATAA
- the rfaE2 gene encoding D-glycero-beta-D-manno-heptose 1-phosphate adenylyltransferase gives MILGIPRTAASKIISAEAAAELIEDWTKKSRKIVFTNGCFDILHQGHVRYLAEARKMGSALVVGLNSDTSVRKIKGEKRPILNQAERAELLASLECVDVVVLFDEVDPGKLIETIKPNVLVKGADWPKEKVIGKDTVEALGGSVVNIPLVEGRSTSAIIQTICDRYRD, from the coding sequence ATGATTCTTGGCATTCCCCGCACAGCTGCAAGTAAGATTATTTCCGCAGAGGCTGCAGCGGAGCTTATTGAGGACTGGACAAAAAAATCCCGTAAGATTGTTTTTACCAATGGATGCTTTGATATTCTCCACCAAGGGCATGTTCGTTATTTGGCGGAAGCCCGGAAAATGGGGAGTGCGTTGGTCGTAGGGTTGAATTCAGACACCTCGGTTCGGAAAATTAAAGGGGAAAAAAGACCGATTCTTAATCAGGCAGAGCGTGCCGAGCTTTTAGCCTCGCTGGAGTGCGTAGATGTGGTGGTGCTGTTTGACGAAGTTGATCCCGGAAAATTGATCGAAACCATCAAACCCAATGTGTTGGTGAAAGGGGCGGATTGGCCCAAGGAAAAAGTCATTGGCAAAGATACGGTCGAGGCACTGGGTGGGTCGGTGGTCAATATTCCGCTGGTGGAAGGTCGCAGTACTTCCGCCATTATTCAAACGATTTGTGACCGTTATCGCGACTGA
- the rfaE1 gene encoding D-glycero-beta-D-manno-heptose-7-phosphate kinase, whose translation MKQVQAAHLKRLVNKFSNKKILVVGDVMLDEYIWGSVSRISPEAPIPVVHVNKESALPGGAANVAKNITALGGKVILAGVVGRDATGHRIKALLKKEGVNTDLILEDRSRPTITKTRVIAHSQQVVRIDRESAGNLRPAIITEILTKIAKLMKQVDGVIISDYNKGLLTESLSQGVISLARQYNKVITGDPKPQNIFKFRGVTLISPNQSEASIAAAMPITNRASLLKAGKKMLESLQCEAVLITRGEEGMSLFEAKSGTSHIHTVAQEVYDVSGAGDTVISALTLALASGGSFKEAAVAANCAAGITVGEVGVATTTQAELKKRIGEEPWK comes from the coding sequence ATGAAACAGGTCCAAGCAGCTCATTTAAAGCGACTGGTTAATAAATTCAGCAATAAAAAAATCCTGGTGGTGGGGGATGTGATGCTGGATGAATATATTTGGGGAAGCGTTTCCCGTATCTCCCCGGAAGCACCCATTCCCGTGGTCCATGTTAATAAAGAGAGTGCTTTGCCGGGTGGTGCGGCCAATGTGGCCAAAAATATTACCGCCTTGGGCGGGAAGGTTATTTTAGCCGGGGTGGTGGGCCGGGATGCCACCGGTCACCGGATCAAAGCCCTGTTGAAAAAAGAGGGTGTCAATACGGATTTGATTTTAGAGGACCGGTCGCGGCCCACGATCACCAAGACCCGCGTCATTGCCCATTCCCAGCAAGTCGTGCGCATTGACCGGGAGTCTGCCGGTAATTTAAGACCTGCGATTATCACTGAAATTTTAACCAAAATCGCAAAATTGATGAAGCAAGTAGATGGTGTGATTATTTCCGATTATAATAAAGGTCTGCTTACGGAATCCCTTTCGCAGGGCGTTATTTCACTGGCCAGGCAATACAATAAAGTTATCACCGGTGACCCGAAACCCCAGAACATTTTCAAGTTTCGCGGGGTGACCTTGATATCGCCTAATCAGAGCGAGGCCTCAATTGCAGCCGCGATGCCGATTACCAACCGCGCCAGCCTGCTCAAGGCCGGAAAAAAGATGCTGGAATCATTGCAGTGTGAGGCGGTCTTGATTACGCGCGGCGAAGAAGGCATGTCTTTGTTTGAAGCCAAATCCGGGACATCGCATATTCATACGGTGGCACAAGAAGTCTATGATGTTTCCGGCGCAGGGGATACGGTTATTTCGGCATTGACACTGGCATTGGCATCCGGCGGGAGTTTTAAAGAAGCGGCCGTGGCAGCCAATTGCGCGGCAGGGATTACCGTGGGGGAGGTGGGGGTTGCCACCACCACCCAGGCTGAACTGAAAAAACGGATTGGAGAAGAGCCGTGGAAATGA
- the gmhA gene encoding D-sedoheptulose 7-phosphate isomerase, whose protein sequence is MSAMEELARQELIAGIALREKAAEVLPKPLTQAAFLISEAIKTGHKLLICGNGGSAADAQHYATELVARLYQRERPAIAAIALTTDTSALTAIANDYGFENVFKRQVEALGQPGDVLLGLSTSGNSANVIGAMQAARQKQMKVVSFVGEGGKMNELSDVVLSVPSSNTMRVQEIHLAMGHILCKLIETMVFPPEEEH, encoded by the coding sequence ATGTCTGCAATGGAAGAACTCGCCCGGCAGGAATTGATTGCCGGGATTGCCCTGCGTGAGAAAGCGGCGGAGGTATTGCCTAAGCCGCTAACCCAGGCGGCGTTTTTAATATCCGAGGCGATAAAAACCGGACACAAACTATTGATTTGCGGTAATGGCGGTTCAGCGGCGGATGCGCAGCATTATGCCACTGAATTGGTCGCGCGGCTGTATCAACGGGAACGTCCGGCCATAGCGGCAATTGCATTGACCACCGACACCTCGGCATTGACTGCGATTGCCAATGACTATGGTTTTGAAAACGTGTTTAAACGTCAGGTGGAGGCCTTGGGTCAGCCAGGTGATGTCCTGCTGGGGTTGAGTACTTCCGGCAATTCGGCCAATGTGATCGGGGCCATGCAAGCAGCGCGGCAGAAGCAGATGAAAGTTGTCAGCTTTGTCGGCGAGGGCGGCAAGATGAACGAACTTTCCGATGTGGTTTTATCTGTGCCATCATCCAATACCATGCGGGTCCAGGAAATTCATTTGGCCATGGGGCATATTCTCTGTAAACTTATCGAAACCATGGTCTTTCCCCCAGAGGAGGAACACTAG
- a CDS encoding M48 family metallopeptidase: MKKLTGTQCAPLLMAYGSRQVKVQVFYQNRKYVNVTVWPDMQVMVKAPGQYEGSRQEELIIGIRKRMPWIVKQIDYFKRLPLPQSPRKYLNGETHYYLGRQYRLKSYPGKTSHVKLVGRFFNVSILSVRATGTLNTGVNEQMKQWYEEHAKKIILKKIDAYYSVLKKRLDSVPKVQFRWMQKRWGSCSPKGTITINYEVIKAPLSCIEYVVLHELCHLKYPQHDKRFYNFLTKYLPDWENRKKQLEEVVL; the protein is encoded by the coding sequence ATGAAAAAGTTGACAGGGACTCAATGTGCGCCGCTATTGATGGCGTACGGCAGCAGGCAGGTGAAAGTTCAGGTTTTCTATCAAAACCGGAAATACGTTAATGTGACCGTGTGGCCTGACATGCAAGTGATGGTAAAAGCACCCGGGCAATATGAAGGGAGCCGGCAGGAAGAATTAATTATAGGCATAAGAAAAAGAATGCCCTGGATCGTGAAGCAGATTGATTATTTTAAGCGATTGCCGCTTCCACAGTCTCCCAGAAAGTATTTGAATGGAGAAACACATTATTACCTGGGGAGACAGTATCGTCTGAAAAGTTACCCGGGAAAAACATCACATGTGAAATTGGTTGGGCGGTTTTTTAACGTATCTATTTTATCTGTAAGGGCGACCGGTACCCTAAATACGGGCGTCAATGAACAAATGAAACAATGGTACGAAGAACATGCAAAGAAAATTATACTGAAAAAAATAGATGCTTATTATTCAGTGCTGAAAAAGCGATTGGATAGTGTGCCAAAAGTACAATTTCGCTGGATGCAAAAACGCTGGGGAAGTTGCTCACCCAAAGGGACAATTACAATCAATTATGAGGTAATTAAAGCACCCCTATCGTGTATAGAATATGTTGTGCTACATGAATTGTGTCATTTGAAATACCCTCAGCATGACAAACGGTTTTATAATTTTCTGACAAAGTATCTTCCGGATTGGGAAAACCGAAAAAAACAGTTGGAAGAAGTGGTATTGTAA